From a region of the Flavobacterium sediminilitoris genome:
- a CDS encoding M42 family metallopeptidase translates to MSTKSILKESSLTFLENYLNNSSPTGYEAEGQKIWMDYLKPYVDTFITDTYGTAVGIINPEAPYKVVIEGHADEIAWYVNYISDDGFIYVIRNGGSDHMIAPSKRVYIHTKKGIVKGVFGWPAIHTRNKSKEEPARIDNIFIDCGCDTKEEVEKLGIHVGCVITYPDTFEILNENKFICRAIDNRMGGFMIAEVARLLKENKKKLPFGLYIVNSVQEEIGLRGAEMITQTIKPNIAIVTDVCHDTTTPMIDKKIEGDLKMGRGPVIAYAPATQNNLREMIVETAEANKIPFQRHASSRVTGTDTDAFAYSNGGVASALISLPLRYMHTTVEMVHRDDVENVIKLIYESLLKIENNETFSYFK, encoded by the coding sequence ATGAGTACAAAATCAATATTAAAAGAAAGTTCTTTAACTTTTTTAGAAAATTACTTAAATAATTCATCTCCTACTGGATATGAAGCTGAAGGTCAAAAAATATGGATGGATTATTTAAAACCATATGTTGATACCTTTATTACCGATACATATGGAACTGCTGTAGGAATAATTAATCCAGAAGCACCATACAAAGTAGTCATAGAAGGGCATGCAGATGAAATTGCTTGGTACGTAAATTATATTTCAGATGATGGTTTTATTTATGTTATTAGAAATGGTGGTAGTGATCATATGATTGCCCCATCTAAAAGAGTTTATATTCATACAAAAAAGGGGATTGTAAAAGGAGTCTTTGGTTGGCCAGCAATTCATACTCGCAACAAATCGAAAGAAGAACCTGCTCGTATTGATAATATATTTATTGATTGCGGATGCGATACAAAGGAAGAGGTTGAAAAATTAGGAATCCATGTAGGTTGTGTTATTACTTATCCTGATACATTTGAAATATTAAATGAAAATAAATTTATTTGTAGGGCAATTGATAATAGAATGGGTGGTTTTATGATTGCTGAAGTTGCTCGTTTATTAAAAGAAAATAAGAAAAAACTACCTTTTGGTCTGTATATTGTTAATTCTGTACAAGAAGAAATAGGTCTTCGCGGAGCAGAAATGATTACACAAACTATAAAACCAAATATAGCCATTGTAACTGATGTTTGCCATGACACTACTACTCCAATGATAGATAAGAAGATCGAAGGAGATTTAAAAATGGGACGAGGACCAGTTATTGCCTATGCTCCTGCAACACAAAATAATCTTCGAGAGATGATTGTTGAAACAGCTGAAGCTAATAAAATCCCATTTCAGAGACATGCTTCTTCTCGTGTAACAGGGACTGATACTGATGCTTTTGCTTATAGTAATGGTGGTGTTGCTTCCGCTTTAATTTCTTTACCACTTCGTTATATGCATACTACCGTAGAAATGGTTCATAGAGACGATGTTGAAAATGTTATTAAATTAATTTACGAGAGTCTTTTAAAAATTGAGAATAATGAAACATTCTCATATTTTAAGTAA
- a CDS encoding DUF4294 domain-containing protein: protein MKKNIIYILFFCSLFVNAQVQDTLKMTEQDSSLLYSIELKEVVVSKDDVSGVDLEKQKLLILKRRVYKTYPYATMTSQKLKQLNETMDKLKTNKEKKKYFKIVEKYLQEEFEPRLKKLSRKDGQILVKLIYRQTGQTTFDLIKDYKSGWKAFWSNNTAKLFDINIKEDYKPFDELEDFYIESILITAFRNGSLQNQSPANEVDIKQLAKVWREKVEKMKAERLDNK from the coding sequence ATGAAAAAAAATATCATCTACATATTATTCTTTTGCAGTCTTTTTGTAAATGCACAAGTACAAGATACATTAAAAATGACAGAACAAGATTCTTCACTTCTTTATTCAATAGAATTAAAAGAAGTAGTAGTATCAAAAGATGATGTTTCTGGTGTTGATCTAGAGAAACAGAAATTACTTATATTAAAGAGAAGAGTTTATAAAACATATCCATACGCAACAATGACATCTCAAAAATTAAAACAATTGAATGAGACTATGGATAAACTGAAAACAAATAAAGAAAAGAAAAAGTACTTTAAAATAGTAGAGAAATACCTTCAAGAAGAATTTGAGCCAAGATTAAAAAAACTATCAAGAAAAGATGGTCAGATTTTAGTAAAATTAATTTATAGACAAACAGGGCAAACAACATTTGATTTAATAAAGGATTATAAAAGCGGATGGAAAGCATTTTGGTCAAATAATACAGCGAAACTTTTTGATATTAATATTAAGGAGGATTATAAACCATTTGATGAATTAGAGGATTTTTATATAGAAAGTATTTTGATTACAGCGTTTCGTAATGGTAGTTTGCAAAATCAGTCACCAGCAAATGAAGTTGACATAAAGCAATTAGCGAAAGTATGGAGGGAAAAGGTTGAAAAAATGAAAGCAGAACGTTTGGATAATAAATAA
- a CDS encoding DUF58 domain-containing protein, whose amino-acid sequence MKQLLKQLYLNNFFFYCLMGIITLFTIAYFFPMFYNAAWYLLYVLIVFTAIDILLLFGFGNKIEATRITPEKLSNGDENSIIIRIKNKYTFPILAKIIDEIPFQFQERNFEVKRKIKASTNDNYQYFLRPTERGEYSFGNLNFYAVSPLQLVAKRYTFNKDQMVPTYPSYIQLRKYDLMAFSNNLFQYGLKKIRRIGHTMEFEQIKEYVQGDDIRTINWKATAKRNQLMVNQFQDEKSQNVYMVIDKGRVMKMPFNGLSLLDYAINATLVLSNVIIKKQDKAGMFTFSKKVENRVVAEKRQSQMQNIMENLYNIKTDYFESDFSRLYVDIKKHINHRSLIMLYTNFETLDGLHRQLPYLKGIAKNHLLVIVFFNNTELNELIQKKAENVQEIYDKVIAEKFAFEKRLIVNELKKYGIYSVLTQPEHLTLDTINKYLEIKARGIL is encoded by the coding sequence ATGAAGCAACTTTTAAAACAACTATATCTCAATAATTTCTTTTTTTATTGCCTCATGGGTATAATTACCCTATTTACTATTGCATACTTTTTTCCCATGTTTTACAATGCCGCTTGGTATTTACTATATGTATTAATCGTCTTTACAGCTATTGACATTCTATTGTTATTCGGATTTGGAAATAAAATTGAAGCTACTAGAATTACACCCGAAAAATTATCAAATGGTGATGAAAATTCAATAATTATCAGAATAAAAAACAAATATACATTTCCTATTCTTGCAAAAATTATTGATGAAATTCCATTTCAATTTCAAGAACGAAATTTTGAAGTAAAACGAAAAATAAAAGCTTCTACAAATGATAATTACCAATATTTTCTTCGTCCTACAGAGCGTGGTGAATATTCCTTTGGAAATCTTAATTTCTACGCAGTATCTCCATTGCAACTAGTTGCTAAGCGCTATACTTTTAATAAAGATCAAATGGTGCCCACTTATCCATCATATATTCAATTACGTAAATATGATCTAATGGCATTCTCTAATAATTTATTCCAATATGGTTTAAAAAAGATTAGAAGAATTGGACATACTATGGAATTTGAACAAATAAAAGAATATGTACAAGGAGATGATATTCGTACAATAAACTGGAAAGCAACAGCAAAGCGTAATCAATTAATGGTAAACCAATTTCAAGATGAAAAATCTCAAAATGTTTACATGGTTATCGACAAAGGACGTGTTATGAAAATGCCATTTAATGGATTAAGTTTACTTGATTATGCTATTAATGCTACATTGGTTTTATCAAATGTAATTATCAAAAAGCAAGACAAAGCTGGAATGTTTACTTTCTCAAAGAAAGTAGAAAATCGTGTAGTAGCTGAAAAAAGACAAAGCCAGATGCAAAACATCATGGAAAATTTATATAACATTAAAACTGATTACTTTGAAAGCGATTTTAGTCGTTTATATGTAGATATAAAAAAACATATCAATCATAGAAGTTTGATAATGCTATATACAAATTTTGAAACACTTGATGGTTTACATAGACAACTTCCCTATTTAAAAGGAATTGCAAAGAATCATCTGCTTGTAATAGTCTTCTTCAATAATACTGAACTAAACGAACTTATCCAAAAGAAAGCTGAAAATGTACAGGAAATATACGATAAAGTCATTGCTGAAAAATTTGCTTTTGAAAAACGACTAATCGTGAATGAACTTAAAAAATACGGTATTTATTCTGTATTAACTCAACCTGAACATCTTACATTAGATACAATAAACAAATATTTAGAGATAAAAGCTAGAGGAATTTTATAA
- a CDS encoding AAA family ATPase, whose product MENNFESHENLNVNENLNDNLNFQTRLNLAPLQESITNIKEEIAKVIVGQSKMVDQLLVAILSNGHVLLEGVPGVAKTITAKLLSRTLSLDFSRIQFTPDLMPSDIIGTSVFDLSKSSFEFKKGPIFSNFVLIDEINRAPAKTQAALFEVMEERQITADGHTYKLDLPFLVIATQNPIEQEGTYRLPEAQLDRFLFKINIDYPNLSEEIQILQKENVLQNNDKLAPIAQVIAKSNILTFQTLIKQILIEPHLVEYIAKIVLNTRENPFLYLGASPRASIAILNASKGFAALKNRDFVTPEDIKEAAIPVLQHRVVVTPEREMEGITSTEIIKQIIDSVEIPR is encoded by the coding sequence ATGGAAAATAATTTTGAATCACACGAAAATCTAAATGTAAACGAAAATTTAAATGATAATCTAAACTTTCAAACCCGTTTAAATTTAGCACCGCTTCAGGAAAGTATAACAAATATAAAAGAAGAAATAGCAAAAGTAATTGTAGGACAATCTAAAATGGTTGACCAATTATTAGTAGCTATTCTTTCTAATGGACATGTATTACTAGAAGGTGTTCCTGGTGTAGCAAAAACGATAACTGCAAAATTGTTATCAAGAACTTTAAGTTTAGATTTTAGTCGTATTCAATTCACACCCGATTTAATGCCTTCCGATATCATTGGAACATCCGTTTTTGACTTATCAAAATCATCTTTCGAGTTCAAAAAAGGGCCTATTTTCTCTAATTTTGTTCTTATCGATGAAATTAATCGTGCTCCAGCAAAAACACAAGCTGCTTTATTTGAGGTTATGGAAGAACGTCAAATTACTGCTGACGGTCATACTTACAAACTTGATTTACCTTTTCTTGTTATAGCTACTCAAAATCCTATAGAACAAGAAGGAACTTATCGTTTACCAGAAGCACAATTAGACCGTTTTCTTTTTAAAATAAACATTGACTATCCTAATTTATCAGAAGAAATACAAATTCTTCAGAAAGAGAACGTTTTACAAAATAATGACAAGCTAGCTCCAATTGCTCAAGTTATTGCAAAAAGTAACATCTTAACGTTTCAAACTTTAATAAAGCAAATTTTAATAGAACCGCATTTAGTAGAATATATTGCGAAAATTGTATTAAACACACGTGAAAATCCATTTTTATACCTTGGAGCATCACCAAGAGCTTCTATTGCAATTTTAAATGCTTCTAAAGGTTTTGCTGCGCTTAAAAATAGAGATTTTGTTACTCCAGAAGATATTAAAGAAGCTGCTATTCCTGTATTACAACACCGTGTTGTAGTTACGCCAGAACGCGAAATGGAAGGTATTACTAGCACCGAAATTATCAAACAAATTATTGATTCAGTAGAAATTCCTAGATAG
- a CDS encoding DUF4350 domain-containing protein — MPKSIKIYIFILVLIFIGVIVIDANRPKPVNWAPTYSVKDKIPYGLYVLDNEIDNLFKGQKIEKFGVTPYEFLDPKYTYTDSTYNTKGTILYINENCDIDNESAHELLYFASHGNSIFISASDFSRAIRDTLHFDYGYANNYADTLQFSLNNKEKYKYLKGVNDVYFKEYDSTKVEILGYQKNSNNDSVPNFIRIPHVNGYFYLHTQPAAFTNYYLLHKENYKYAERTLSYIEDEKIFWYLEGNRNNVGSPMRYWLSQPALKWAWYISLISIFIFMIFNAKRRQRVIPIKEPLRNTTVDFTKTIGNLYYQEGNHQDIIDKKIKFFLEKIRNEYLVDTFDLNESFINRLHQKTGKSKAEIENLVRLIKKYRNQEQSTEKDLLEFNNTIEKLGI; from the coding sequence ATGCCAAAAAGTATAAAAATATACATCTTCATATTAGTCCTTATTTTTATAGGAGTAATAGTTATTGATGCAAACCGACCAAAACCAGTAAATTGGGCACCAACTTATAGTGTTAAAGACAAAATTCCTTATGGGCTTTATGTTTTAGACAATGAAATAGATAATTTATTTAAGGGGCAAAAAATAGAAAAATTTGGTGTTACTCCATATGAGTTTTTAGATCCAAAATATACCTATACAGATAGTACTTATAATACAAAAGGAACTATTTTATATATAAATGAGAATTGTGATATTGATAATGAATCAGCACATGAACTACTATATTTTGCTTCTCATGGTAATTCAATATTTATAAGTGCTAGTGATTTTTCTAGAGCTATTAGAGATACTTTACATTTCGACTATGGTTATGCCAATAATTATGCTGACACATTACAATTTTCGTTAAACAACAAAGAAAAATACAAGTACTTAAAAGGCGTAAATGATGTTTATTTTAAAGAATACGATTCTACTAAAGTAGAAATACTAGGTTATCAAAAAAACAGCAATAATGATTCTGTTCCAAACTTCATCAGAATTCCACATGTAAACGGATATTTTTATTTGCATACACAACCAGCCGCTTTTACCAATTATTACCTGCTTCATAAAGAAAATTATAAATATGCAGAAAGAACACTTTCTTATATTGAAGATGAAAAAATATTTTGGTATTTAGAAGGAAATCGCAATAATGTAGGTTCTCCTATGAGATATTGGCTAAGTCAACCTGCATTAAAATGGGCTTGGTATATTAGTTTAATCAGTATTTTTATCTTCATGATATTCAACGCTAAAAGAAGACAACGAGTTATTCCTATAAAAGAGCCACTAAGAAATACAACAGTCGATTTCACAAAAACTATTGGGAACTTGTATTATCAAGAAGGAAATCATCAAGATATAATTGATAAAAAAATAAAATTCTTTCTTGAAAAAATAAGAAATGAATACTTAGTTGACACATTCGATTTAAATGAAAGTTTTATCAATCGTTTGCATCAAAAAACCGGAAAAAGTAAAGCTGAAATTGAAAACCTTGTTCGTTTAATAAAAAAATATAGAAACCAAGAACAAAGTACGGAGAAAGACCTATTAGAATTTAATAATACCATTGAAAAATTGGGAATATAA
- a CDS encoding DUF4129 domain-containing protein produces the protein MANKQFLFILFLSCIGFSQSDTITVSSNSTLEEEIYSEYQDSLYSTENYIITPKTFDPNFQKKYTDDEFIYETVIDNKELTAWERFWRAIKNFFERLFDFGSLGRSISGLEIIMKIIAFIIIGFVIYMIVKVIINKEGQWIFGKKNKKITVSELVEENIHSINFNEIIKKSKQEKDYRLTIRYYYLWLLKSYSDKELIEWDIEKTNSDYLSELKSQNTKENFKYLSYIYDYSWYGEFEINEPDFLKAETVFLKAIQEK, from the coding sequence ATGGCGAATAAACAATTTCTTTTTATCCTTTTTTTATCATGCATTGGGTTTTCACAATCCGATACAATAACAGTTTCTTCAAATTCAACTCTTGAAGAAGAAATTTATTCTGAATATCAAGATTCATTATATTCTACTGAAAACTACATCATTACTCCAAAAACATTTGATCCAAATTTTCAAAAAAAATATACTGATGATGAATTTATATATGAAACTGTAATTGATAATAAAGAGCTAACAGCATGGGAACGCTTTTGGAGAGCAATCAAAAATTTCTTTGAACGATTATTTGATTTTGGAAGTTTAGGACGTTCTATATCTGGATTAGAAATAATTATGAAAATTATTGCTTTTATCATTATTGGTTTTGTTATTTACATGATTGTTAAAGTTATTATTAACAAAGAAGGACAATGGATATTTGGTAAAAAAAATAAAAAAATTACTGTTTCAGAATTGGTAGAAGAAAACATTCATTCTATCAATTTTAATGAGATTATAAAAAAATCAAAACAAGAAAAAGATTATCGACTTACTATTAGATATTACTATTTATGGTTATTAAAATCATATTCTGATAAAGAGCTAATTGAATGGGATATTGAAAAAACAAACTCAGATTATTTATCTGAACTAAAATCTCAAAATACAAAAGAAAATTTCAAATACCTCTCATATATCTACGATTACAGTTGGTATGGAGAATTTGAAATTAATGAACCCGATTTCTTAAAAGCTGAAACCGTATTTTTAAAAGCAATACAAGAAAAGTAA
- a CDS encoding stage II sporulation protein M, with the protein MREVAFIKQNKEKWLDFEQAIFGKSKKNPDELASLYIHLVNDLAYAQTYYTKSKTVVYLNYLASQTYQKIYKTKREDTNRLVYFFKTEVPLIVYSYRRYILYAFILFTLLTSIGVISAKNDDSFVRLILGDGYVNMTLENIKDGNPVAVYKSGSNWGSFIGITLNNLKVGAMSYFYGIFFGIGTFWVLIQNCIMLGSFQYFFYQEGVFWESVRGIWIHGSMEIFAMVIEAGAGFALGASILFPKTFSRLNSFKIGFQNSFKIFLSTMPFTIMAGFLEGYITRYSIDMPKPLSIGIILITLAMISFYYLVYPFIVNKKIKN; encoded by the coding sequence ATGAGAGAAGTAGCATTTATAAAACAAAATAAAGAAAAATGGCTTGATTTTGAACAAGCAATTTTCGGTAAATCTAAGAAAAATCCTGATGAATTAGCAAGTTTATATATTCATTTGGTAAATGATTTAGCATACGCACAGACTTACTACACTAAAAGTAAGACAGTTGTGTATTTAAATTACTTAGCTTCACAAACCTATCAAAAAATTTATAAAACGAAAAGAGAAGATACGAATCGATTGGTATATTTCTTTAAAACGGAAGTGCCTTTAATTGTATATTCATACAGAAGATATATTTTATACGCTTTTATTCTCTTTACTTTACTTACTTCAATAGGAGTAATCTCTGCAAAGAACGATGATTCATTTGTAAGACTTATTTTAGGAGATGGTTATGTTAACATGACATTAGAAAACATAAAAGACGGAAACCCTGTTGCTGTTTATAAAAGTGGTAGTAATTGGGGAAGTTTTATTGGTATTACACTAAATAATCTAAAAGTAGGTGCAATGTCTTACTTTTATGGAATATTCTTTGGAATTGGTACTTTTTGGGTACTCATTCAAAACTGTATTATGTTAGGTTCATTTCAATACTTTTTTTACCAAGAAGGTGTTTTTTGGGAAAGTGTTCGAGGAATTTGGATTCATGGCTCAATGGAAATTTTTGCTATGGTTATAGAAGCTGGCGCTGGCTTTGCATTAGGTGCTAGTATTCTGTTTCCTAAAACTTTTTCTAGATTGAATTCTTTTAAAATTGGGTTTCAAAACTCCTTCAAAATATTTTTAAGTACTATGCCTTTTACCATAATGGCTGGTTTTTTAGAAGGTTATATTACTCGTTATTCTATAGACATGCCAAAACCATTAAGTATTGGTATAATATTAATCACATTAGCAATGATTAGCTTTTACTATTTAGTATATCCTTTCATTGTAAATAAAAAAATAAAGAACTAA
- a CDS encoding RDD family protein — MSQLAITTTQNVTINFTAASVGDRLLGQLLDTLVKAAYIIAVYFVINVFDLDRFFRGMDQWSIMGIFSIIGLPIMFYSLIQESLWEGQTIAKKLLKMKVIKIDGYQAGFGDYLVRWLFRLIEVLIGSGVIGLIAIVTSNKNQRLGDMAAGTAVISLKNNININHTILQEVNNDYVPVYPLVIKLSDNDVRIIKETFETAIKTRDYATLIKLREKVIAVTGIKNQSGNDQDFIRTLMKDYNYYTQNM, encoded by the coding sequence ATGTCACAATTAGCTATAACAACAACACAAAATGTTACGATAAATTTTACAGCCGCTTCTGTAGGAGATAGATTACTAGGGCAACTTCTTGATACACTGGTTAAAGCCGCTTATATTATTGCTGTGTATTTTGTTATAAATGTATTCGATTTAGATCGTTTTTTTAGAGGAATGGATCAATGGTCTATAATGGGAATATTCTCTATTATAGGTTTACCAATAATGTTTTATTCATTAATTCAAGAAAGTTTATGGGAAGGACAAACCATAGCAAAAAAACTTTTAAAGATGAAAGTAATTAAAATTGATGGTTATCAAGCAGGTTTTGGAGATTATTTGGTACGATGGTTATTTCGTTTAATTGAAGTCTTAATTGGTAGTGGCGTTATAGGTTTAATAGCGATTGTTACAAGTAATAAAAACCAGAGGTTAGGAGATATGGCAGCAGGAACAGCTGTTATTTCATTAAAAAATAATATAAATATTAATCATACTATTTTACAAGAAGTTAATAATGATTATGTTCCAGTTTATCCATTAGTTATTAAATTATCCGATAATGATGTTAGGATTATTAAAGAAACTTTTGAAACTGCTATAAAAACAAGAGATTATGCTACATTAATAAAACTTAGAGAAAAAGTAATTGCTGTAACAGGAATTAAAAATCAATCAGGAAATGATCAAGATTTTATTAGAACATTAATGAAAGATTATAATTATTATACACAAAATATGTAA
- a CDS encoding gliding motility-associated C-terminal domain-containing protein: protein MNPKSNLYSYFFFILFPILTIGQDISLYTQINGRYDFTFIGNTLNSQENSFQTTPSVLTSSSATLNLNSNDIIERAYLYWAGCGTGDFDIKLNDVDVVPERTFSNILYNQFHFFSAFADVTSQVQATGNNTYTVSDLDVSNFISLHFQNKTNFAGWALIIVYKNSSLPLNQLNIYDGLQVVSQTQNSLSVNLDALNVIDNQDAKIGFLAWEGDSGLAINETLRINGTILSNPPLNPANNAFNGTNSITNSNELYNMDLDIYGIQNNIAIGDTNATIELTSGRDYVMINAIVTKLNSQLPDATIQIDDYQLACNIRELPVRFTVYNVNSTDILQANTPIAFYVDGVLVGTSQTQNTIPIGESESGNAILTIPSNIPTNFNLTAVVDDIGNNSGIVTELVESNNSNTIAIQLLVSPEFNILEPVISCNLGLTRGVFDFSNYEYQVKTNPSQTATFYENYDDAFNEVNPIFNTTNYEVITSPKEIFIRIEDDNCFAITSFFLQTKNCPPTVYNAVSANNDTLNDSFFIDGLRDIFVNFRLEIYNRWGKHLWTGNNNKPNWNGYVQEGIGSKLVPEGTYFYILYLNDPSYPEPLNGYLYLTR, encoded by the coding sequence ATGAATCCTAAAAGTAATCTCTATAGTTACTTCTTTTTTATATTATTTCCTATATTAACTATTGGACAAGATATTTCTTTGTATACTCAAATCAATGGTCGATATGATTTTACATTTATAGGGAACACTTTAAATTCTCAAGAAAATTCCTTTCAAACTACACCGAGTGTTTTAACTAGTTCATCTGCCACTTTAAATTTAAATTCGAACGATATTATAGAACGTGCTTATTTATATTGGGCTGGATGCGGAACAGGAGATTTTGATATAAAGCTAAACGATGTTGATGTCGTTCCCGAAAGAACTTTTTCAAATATTTTATATAATCAATTTCATTTTTTTAGTGCATTTGCAGATGTTACTTCTCAAGTTCAAGCTACAGGAAATAATACTTATACTGTTTCAGACTTAGACGTATCTAATTTTATTAGTTTACATTTTCAGAATAAAACTAATTTCGCAGGATGGGCTTTAATAATCGTTTATAAAAACAGTTCACTTCCTTTGAATCAGCTAAATATTTATGATGGATTGCAAGTTGTTTCCCAAACTCAAAACTCACTTTCTGTTAATTTAGATGCTTTAAATGTAATTGATAATCAAGATGCAAAAATAGGTTTTTTAGCATGGGAAGGAGATTCTGGATTAGCTATAAATGAAACATTGAGAATAAATGGTACTATTCTTAGTAATCCTCCTCTTAATCCTGCTAATAATGCTTTCAATGGTACTAATTCAATTACCAATTCTAATGAACTTTATAATATGGATTTAGATATCTATGGCATTCAAAATAATATTGCTATAGGAGATACAAATGCTACTATTGAATTAACTTCTGGACGAGATTATGTTATGATTAATGCTATTGTAACCAAATTAAATAGTCAATTACCAGACGCTACTATCCAAATAGATGATTATCAATTAGCTTGTAATATTAGAGAACTACCTGTTCGTTTTACTGTTTATAATGTGAATAGTACTGATATTTTACAAGCCAATACTCCTATCGCTTTTTATGTAGATGGAGTTTTAGTTGGCACTTCTCAAACTCAAAACACAATTCCTATTGGAGAAAGTGAATCTGGAAATGCTATTCTTACTATTCCAAGCAATATTCCGACAAATTTTAACCTAACTGCTGTTGTTGATGATATAGGAAACAATTCAGGAATAGTAACTGAATTAGTTGAATCCAATAATTCAAACACGATTGCTATCCAACTTTTAGTTTCTCCTGAATTTAATATTTTAGAACCTGTTATTAGCTGTAATTTAGGATTAACAAGAGGTGTTTTTGATTTTTCAAATTATGAATATCAGGTAAAAACGAATCCTTCTCAAACGGCTACATTTTATGAAAACTATGATGATGCTTTTAATGAGGTAAATCCGATTTTTAATACTACAAATTATGAAGTTATTACTTCTCCAAAAGAAATTTTCATTAGAATTGAAGATGACAATTGTTTTGCTATAACTTCTTTCTTTTTACAAACAAAAAACTGTCCACCAACAGTTTACAATGCTGTTTCTGCTAATAATGATACTCTAAATGATTCTTTTTTTATAGATGGTTTAAGAGATATTTTTGTGAATTTCAGGTTAGAAATATACAACCGTTGGGGAAAACACCTTTGGACTGGAAATAACAACAAACCAAATTGGAATGGTTATGTTCAGGAAGGAATTGGTTCAAAATTAGTACCAGAAGGAACTTATTTTTATATTCTATATCTAAATGATCCTAGCTATCCTGAGCCTTTAAATGGTTATTTATACTTAACTCGATAA
- a CDS encoding FemAB family protein, with protein MKTYSVNKYTKGYYNVWNNFISDAKNATFLFHRDYMEYHSDRFEDYSLLIFDKKDNLKAILPANRVGNILYSHQGLTYGGLVLEKFVKYNEVDSYFNSIFTFLKQNEFDELVYKPINIFYQINKSEEYLFSFFKKNAVLMKRELNLCIPFKDDFRISKSKLKHYRKNLKLNLEVESTGDFSTFWNEVLIPRLKEKHNTKPVHSIEEIQYLANKFPNNIFQYNVFYEGEIIAGLTIFKFEKVLKSQYGATTLLGEKLRALDFLYFKLIEKYKEEFDFFDMGTCTETNDLGYNEGLLMQKEELGCSLFNQDTYKIKL; from the coding sequence TTGAAAACATATTCCGTTAATAAATACACAAAGGGTTATTATAACGTTTGGAATAATTTTATTTCAGATGCTAAAAATGCTACATTTCTATTTCATAGAGATTATATGGAATATCATAGTGATAGATTTGAGGATTATTCACTTTTAATTTTTGATAAAAAAGATAATTTGAAAGCAATTTTACCTGCAAACAGAGTAGGAAATATTCTTTATTCACATCAAGGACTAACTTATGGAGGATTAGTATTAGAAAAGTTTGTTAAATACAACGAAGTTGATTCTTATTTTAATTCCATTTTTACTTTTTTGAAACAAAATGAATTTGATGAGTTGGTATATAAACCAATTAATATTTTTTATCAAATTAATAAATCGGAAGAGTATCTGTTTTCTTTTTTCAAGAAAAATGCTGTTTTGATGAAAAGAGAATTAAATTTATGTATACCATTTAAAGACGATTTTAGAATTTCTAAAAGCAAATTAAAACATTATAGAAAAAATTTAAAATTAAATTTAGAAGTAGAATCAACAGGTGATTTTTCCACTTTTTGGAATGAAGTTTTAATACCAAGATTAAAAGAGAAACACAATACCAAACCAGTACATAGTATTGAAGAAATACAATATTTAGCAAATAAGTTTCCAAATAATATTTTCCAATATAACGTTTTCTATGAAGGTGAAATAATAGCAGGACTTACTATTTTTAAGTTTGAAAAGGTATTAAAATCGCAATATGGAGCAACAACTTTATTAGGAGAAAAACTAAGAGCCTTAGATTTTCTATATTTTAAACTTATAGAAAAATATAAAGAAGAATTTGATTTTTTTGATATGGGAACATGTACTGAAACTAATGATTTAGGGTATAATGAAGGCTTATTAATGCAAAAAGAAGAATTAGGATGTTCTCTGTTTAATCAAGATACATATAAAATTAAATTATGA